One window of Siniperca chuatsi isolate FFG_IHB_CAS linkage group LG15, ASM2008510v1, whole genome shotgun sequence genomic DNA carries:
- the LOC122862366 gene encoding GTPase IMAP family member 9-like produces MNKARYQGSEKQKKSDELRIIVVGKTGVGKSTAGNIILGREAFESQLSSSSWTLQCKRAEGEVRGRNVAVIDTPGLFDTNFTQEEVLEKIERCISLSAPGPHAFLLVLKLDRFTQEEKDTVRLIQSTFGEEAAKYTLVLFTHGDKLKKLTIESFVSKSEELKELIQVYYGRYHVFNNREKDQEQTDQLLQKIDRMTLENGGGHYTAQMFRKAKKASKKEKRRLSKELKAAEQQRRDTLKAELEREINLTGGPTKHSKCLLQ; encoded by the exons ATGAACAAGGCACGCTATCAAG GATctgagaagcagaagaagagtgATGAACTCCGCATCATTGTGGTGGGGAAGACTGGAGTGGGGAAGAGCACGGCGGGAAACATCATCTTGGGGAGAGAAGCGTTTGAGTCTCaactgtcttcttcttcctggaCACTTCAATGCAAGAGAGCTGAGGGAGAGGTAAGAGGTCGAAACGTGGCCGTCATCGACACTCCGGGGCTGTTTGACACTAATTTCACCCAAGAAGAAGTGTTGGAGAAGATCGAGCGGTGTATTTCTCTGTCTGCCCCTGGTCCTCACGCCTTCCTGCTGGTTCTGAAACTGGACAGGTTCACCCAGGAGGAGAAAGACACCGTGAGGTTGATTCAAAGCACTTTTGGTGAGGAGGCAGCTAAATACACACTAGTGTTGTTCACACATGGAGACAAACTAAAGAAACTAACTATTGAAAGCTTTGTTTCAAAGAGCGAAGAACTCAAAGAGCTCATTCAGGTATACTATGGGAGATATCACGTCTTCAACAACCGAGAGAAAGACCAGGAACAGACTGATCAGCTCCTGCAGAAAATTGACAGAATGACTCTGGAGAATGGCGGAGGGCACTACACCGCACAGATGTTCAGAAAAGCAAAGAAGGCCTCAAAGAAAGAGAAACGAAGACTTTCAAAGGAGCTGaaggcagcagagcagcagaggagggacaCCCTGAAGGCTGAACTTGAGAGAGAAATTAATTTAACAGGAGGGCCAACGAAACACAGTAAATGTCTTCTGCAGTAG
- the LOC122862364 gene encoding GTPase IMAP family member 9-like produces MATCEASTTPATHSINLWIIGFSGATDPNERRIVLVGKTGVGKSAAGNTILGREAFESELSPSSQTSECQKAKGSVEGRKVAVIDTPGLFDTNFTQEEVLKRIKICISLSAPGPHAFLVVLQLGRFTQEEKETVKMIQTTFGEDADKYTMVLFTHGDQLEKQTIEGYISQSPDLKAIIRKCYNRYHVCNNVIKDPEQTSQLLDKIDKMTMANGGGYYTNEMFMRAEAAIEKEKQRLLKESEARRQRELDELKAKYVEEAYRKEEKRLHSRYEYDARARAERSNEFVAAPVIAIATACGAAVGGLLGIAAGPIGLVVGVAAGAAAGAAVGALSIRVSEHCHVQ; encoded by the exons ATGGCCACCTGTGAAGCCTCCACCACGCCTGCTACACACAGCATAAACT tgtggatcattg GGTTCAGTGGTGCCACAGATCCAAATGAAAGGAGGATTGTTCTAGTCGGGAAGACCGGAGTGGGGAAGAGCGCTGCGGGAAACACCATCCTGGGGAGAGAAGCGTTCGAGTCTGAACTATCTCCGTCTTCCCAGACGTCTGAATGCCAGAAAGCCAAGGGGTCCGTCGAAGGTCGAAAGGTCGCCGTCATCGACACTCCAGGGCTGTTTGACACTAATTTCACCCAAGAAGAAGTGTTGAAGAGGATCAAGATCtgcatctctctgtctgctcctgGTCCTCACGCCTTCCTGGTAGTTCTTCAGCTGGGCAGATTCAcgcaggaggagaaggaaacCGTGAAGATGATTCAGACCACTTTTGGTGAAGATGCAGATAAATACACAATGGTGTTGTTCACACATGGAGACCAGCTGGAGAAGCAAACCATTGAGGGCTATATTTCacagagtcctgacctgaaAGCCATCATTCGGAAGTGCTACAATCGATACCATGTCTGTAATAACGTAATCAAAGACCCTGAACAAACCAGTCAGCTCCTGGACAAAATTGACAAGATGACTATGGCTAACGGTGGAGGCTACTACACCAACGAAATGTTCATGAGAGCAGAGGCAGCCATAGAGAAGGAGAAACAGCGACTCCTGAAGGAGTCGGAAGCACGGAGGCAGAGAGAGCTGGATGAACTGAAAGCCAAATATGTAGAGGAGGCCTACCGCAAGGAGGAGAAGCGGCTGCATAGCAGATATGAGTATGACGCCAGAGCTCGAGCTGAAAGATCAAATGAGTTTGTCGCTGCTCCGGTAATAGCTATAGCAACAGCCTGTGGTGCTGCTGTCGGCGGTCTGCTCGGAATTGCAGCAGGTCCAATTGGTTTGGTAGTTGGAGTCGCAGCTGGAGCGGCTGCTGGAGCGGCTGTTGGTGCTTTATCGATAAGAGTCTCAGAGCATTGCCATGTGCAATAA